The Pirellulaceae bacterium region TGAAGGCGTCCTATCCTATCGTCGGTCGCTGGTTTCCGTAACGCACTTCAATCGCCATCAGGCGACCATCCCCTTGCAGCACATTGTCGACCTCTTTATTTCCGTCGCGCCAGTAATGCACCGTGACTCCGGATTGTAATCGAGCCGCACCGATAGCCGACTCGAAAACCCGCCCTTGCCACTGGGGCGAATCGTAATATTCGCCAGTTTCTTGAAGTTGCCCCAACCGCTACCGCCGCGAGATTTCTTGGGCTGAATAACCCAGTAATAAATGCAGAGTCTGTCGAAACAGGGCAGGCTTCTGAAGTTCACGAATAGATAGCAGATTACGGGACAGCGTTGGCCCGATAACCGCATCTCGCGCCAAACTCTGCCAGCGCGGGACTTCGTCAATCCGATACGTCCAGAACCAGCACCGTCCCTGACGGTCCTGCTTGAGCCCGAGAGGTCATCCATTACTCCTCTACCCCGCCGTAGCGAGGTGGAGTTGTCAAGAATTATTTTTTTCTTGGCTTTTCCGATTTGCTTGACTTTCCGGAAATTATGGATAGTCTAAGCACCGCTATTCGCTGCGCAATGGTGGCCGATCCAGCATCTATTTTCTTTCCGGACTTTACGCATAGAGGGGGCCACCATGAGGCTCAGCGCGAGTACCGCACAGGGCGGACTACTGAAAACCCGAGGAAAACTAATGTCAGCCCGAATGTATGCGCGCGTCCTTCTATGGATCGTAGTAGCGTCCTGGTCAGGTTATGCAGGCCCAGTGCCGACTGCCTCGGCGGGGCTGATCGATATTGACGTGGGAGGTGGAACCATCACCGGCTTGAGCGGTTCAGGTGCGGTCACGTTCGGCGGTGTAAGCGGTGGTGTGGCTACATTTATTATCAATGGTGATTTGAATATCGCTTCCAGTGACGTAGTCTCCGCGACCAACAACCCAAATAACTACGGCATCAGACTGCTAGTGGGTAACGACGTGAACGTCGGCGCTGGTGCCGTGTTCAATTTCTCGGCCGTAGGTACCACTCCTGGTGCCGGCGGTGGAGGGGGGGGCGGCAGCGTCGGAGGTGGTTCTGGCGGTTCAGGCGGAAACGGTGGTTCGGGTGGTGCCGCTAACGGTGGTAACGCTGGAAGCCCCCTGGCATCAACCGCTGGAGCAGCTTCAAGCGGCCCGGCAGCCGGTGGCGCCGGTGGCGCAGGTGGGATATCTTTCGGTGCCAACGGGGCCGGGGGCAGCCAGGGCCAAGCTAGCAATGCTGGGGCGGCTGGCCAAGCTGGCGGTGCAGGCGCCGCGGGATTGGGTGGTTCGGCTGGCGTCAATTCGGGAGGTGCCGGCGCCGGTGGAACGTCCGCAGGAGCGGGTGCTGTTGGTTCCCAGGGAGCCGGTGGAACTGCTGGTGGGACCGGCGGAGCTGGCGGTAATTCAGGTAATGGCAATACTGGCAAGAACGGAAATCCTGGAAATCCTGGCAACAGCGGCTCGGCCCCAGGCTCTGCTCCGGCTGCGTCTGGAAGTGGTAGTGGTGGTCTTAATACAGGAACAGGCGATACCCTCTCTGGCGGCAGCGGCGGCGGCAGCGGCGCGGGCGGTCGTGGTGGTTCCGGTGGTGGTGGCGGCGCTAGCGGCTCGGGCGGTGGCGGCGGCGGCGGAAGTCGCGCCGGCGGCGGAATCAGTGCTGGAGCTGGCGGTGGCGGTGGCGGACAAGGCGGGTTGGGGGGCACTGGCGGCACGGGTGGTACCGGTGGCACTAGCGGCGCCGGCGGCGCTGGCGGTGGTGCTCTTGGTATTCAGGCCTACGGCGTGATCAACATAGCTGGCTCGTTCAACGCAACAGGCGGCAATGGAGCGCCTGGCTCTTCAGGCTCCAGCGGCTCTGCAGGTTCTGCAGGCAGCGGTGGAGGAAACGGCGGCACATGGGGTGCCGGCGGTGCCAACTCGCCTGGTGGCATTGGCGGCACGGGCGGCACCGGTGGAAATGGTGGCCCTGGCGGAGCCGGCGGCGCTGGCGGAGCCGGCGGCGGTGGCGCTGGCGGCACGGTGCTGATTTTGGGCACGATGGTCAACGGCAGTGCCACGATTGATGTGAGCGGCGGCACCGGCGGTAGTGCTGGAGGTGGTGGCCGATTTGTGTACGGTAGCAACGATGCTCCTTTCGGCGGCTCCGTCAGTGGAGCTTCGGATATCTTCAATACAGTTGGTTCTCGGGATGCTAATCCTTTTGTGGGAGGCTCCCCAATAACCCCCTTCATTCCTGCGGTTTCGGACGGCTCGACCACCAGCGCGGAAATCTACGGTCTGGCCGATGCCTCGGTGAGTATCGCGTCGGTTGTGGCGGCTCTAGGTGGTCCGCTACCAGCCTTCGATGTTAACGGCACTCCGCTGGCTAACGCCAGCCTGGCGCTGGTGCGTTTGGATGCCGGGGTGGGCAACTATAATCAAGATTTTGCTGGGTTTGATACGCTGGTGCTGTTGAATTTAACCAACGGAAACGTGCTGAACCCGTCGATGGGTATTGATGGTGGCTCTTCCGACTTGTTATTGCGCGGCTATACGCGGAACACGTTGGTGGGCGGATCAGGGGGAGCTATTACACTTGCCACCCTGGGGTCCAGCGATGTCTATCTGACACTGGTGCCGGACACGGCGGTGCTGCTAGCCAGTTTAGGTGGCGATGGGGCATCGACCAGTGCCGTCAGCTTGGGTAACGGTCAGGCGCTGTATTTGGCGGTTCCGGAACCCGGTGCTCTGATCCTGCTGGGCTTCGCTGCGATCGGCCCGATTCTGACCTCTCGCAGGCGTCTGCGTCGGTAACGGCCTCTAGAGATACTTCCTGACACGCGACCGCAGCATCGCTCTAATTGAACGACACTGCGGTTTTTCTGGCGCACCGACAGTGGCAGACGACGGCCTGTAGTGGCCGCCTGCTCAATGACTGCCACTCGCAGCGGCGAAGGCGAACATCCTCACGCAGCGCTCGTTCAGAGTTCAGCGACATGTCACTGCGGACGGAAGCTGCAGTGAAAGCGAATCGGCCGCTACGGCAAATTGACAGTTCGACTTGAAATGGGCCGTCGTTTCTTGCCGTAAGCAGCGAACAATCCGCAGTGGCAATTATAAATCTGAATACGCTTCTGGCAGACCGAATTGCCAGGCTGGAACTGCCGCAGATTATAAATCGCGATGTACTGTTGTTGATTTACGACCGATCTGTCGAGAAATTGGTCACTCTCGCCACGCGTTTTGCCAACAGCCACCGACTGCGGGCGAGGCTGCTGTTGTTTTGAGATGTGCGAGGGTCTGTCTTGTAGTCGAAAAGTATAGACTCTCCAGAGTAAGCGGGGAGCATTCAGCATGTCGCGCTGGCTCGCTCGGTGGTTGATTAGGCTTTTCGCGACGATGAATTGGCGATCGACTCAACAAGAAGTTACAGCAATCGACACAAAGGTCTGACAGTCGTCGCAAAAAGTTTCAGCGCCAAGAACCCACCGGTGCAGATTAACTAGAATTGGTGCTCATAAGCCTCCAACCACGATCAAGACGAGTTCCTCAGTCAAGCACTCACGGAGACTCTCGTTCCAGAATCCGCCAGCCTTTTACCGGAGCAGTCTTCGATGCACCCCCGAACAGTGGCTACATTTTATTGAGCTGTCTGCAAGAATGGTGTCCGTCTGATCCACTGCAGTCGAAAATCGTCAACCGCTTATGCCAAACAGAACTCTCGCACGCACTCAACGATTTTCTAATCGAGCTTTTGGGTTAGGCGTGTTTATTTGCATGTTGATTACTGTGATTGCTGGCGATAGCTGGAAGCACCACAATCGTATCGTCAAATGCGCCAACGCATCGTTGGGGCAGCCAGCGCTTGCACTAGACCGTTCGTCACCCACGGGCTACGAACTTGGAATGCGTCGGTTAGTTCTTCCCTTGGAGGGAATCGACGGACTGCACTGGATCATGCACGCGCAAAACATGCTAAGAGATTCGAATTGGCGAGTCCGTTGGACCACTATCGACAACCATCCGCACGGTCGAGCAGTTCATTGGAGCCATGGATTTTTGTGGCTCCTGATCGGCTGCGGAACAGTTCATGCGTGGCTGGCAGATTGGCCGGTGGCTGCTTCGGTCGAGCAGGTAGCTCCGTACGTTAATGTCCTTCTGCTTGCTTTAATAGTCCTGATTTCGCCGTGGATTTTTCGAAGACAGCTTGGTGTACTGGGGGCTGCTGGTTTGGCTGGCGGCTTGATCGGTGTCCACTCTTTGTACGAACAGTTCATGGTTGGAATGCCAGACCACCATGGGCTGGTGGCCATCGCCTGCATGTTCAGCGTCTTGCTGATAGGCGTTGGGGGTGCCGGCTGGATTACAGATTCGGCGTTCGGACAGCTCGCAGTCGGCCAATTTCGTCCAGTGAAGCTTCAGTTGCCCAGCAAGCAGCGGATGCCTCCAAACGCTAGGTCTCGAGCGGCCCAGACCGCTTCACCCATCGAGAGACACGTATCGTTGGCAACCGCCCGTCGATACTTCGTCGCCAGCGGCTTGGCCGGTTCCGTTGGATTGTGGATCAGCGCCGCCACTACCGTGCCGGTTTTGGTCGGAATCGGCTTAGGTGCTTTGGCCAGTTGCCGTTTCGGTGCAAACTCCTCCGGTCAAGCTTCTATCCGCTACGTAGCTGGACTGTGGCGCTGGTGGGGAGTCGCCGGATGCGCGGGATCCCTAGTATTTTACTTACTGGAATACTTCCCTGGTCACATGGCCCTAAGACTGGAGGTCAACCATCCCCTTTATGGGCTGGCGTGGCTGGGCGGTGCCGAGCTGATAGCGCGAGTCAATCAATGGGTATTGGACGGCATTCGTCCCTGGCAAGGTAGCTTCGGTCCGGTCGGTCTGGCTGCAGCATCCTTAGCAATTGTGGCACCGCCCATGCTCATTGGGGGCTTTGCGGAACGAAGCTTCTGGATTGCCGATCCTTTCTTATGGAATCTACACCGTGACTATATTAACGAATTCAACAGCGTCCTGCGATTTCTTGAGGGTAAGCGGCTGCTGACAGCGATTATCCAGTACGGTTCTTTCCTGTTCATTGCTCCTCCGTTGATTCGACTGCTGCTGACTAAACACCTAGGCAACACCTGGAAAGGCCCGCTGATGCTGGTCGCGCTGCCCGGCGGACTGATAACCCTCATGGGCCTGCTTCAATTTCGCTGGTTGCTAATTGCCAATTCATTGTGGGTTGCAGCCATTCCGCTGGCGCTGGTTGCGTCTTATCTGCTGGTCCGAACCCAACGCATCGCTGTATACGAAGGGGCCGCCGGCATGGCCTTTACCGCGATTCTCTTGGTGGCAAACCCGGCGTTGCTTGTGCAAGGATTCCTGCGCAGCGTAACGATCAAGACAACCGAAATCGGACGCGAGGAGTACTTTGGCATCTACCTACGTGATTACGCCTACAACCTGCGTCGGTCAGAGCCTCAGACAGAGCCAACCGTTGTCAGCGGCCCGACAAGCACCACGTACTTGATGTACTATGGTGGAATGAAAGGCTTGGGAACGCTGTATTGGGAGAATTTACCAGGCCTTAAAGCCACAGCGGAAATCTATGCCACTCAATCCGACTTGGAAGCGTTTCGGCTATTTAGGCAGCACGCGGTAACCTACCTAGCCCTATTTCAAGCCGACGCATTTGCGCTCGAGTACACTCGTCTACATCGAGCCCTTCCGCGTGACGCTCAAGCCTATGACGGCTTGGTGCCCCGCTTACTCAGTGGCGCTCGACCACCCGGTTGGCTCAAGCCCACGCGACACCAGCCGGTGCCTGGAAGCGCTGGTAATAATCAGGTATTTGAAATTGACTACGACCTGGCTGCTTCCCTGCAACCTCCTTCCCAAAAGCAATAATGCACCCGAGCGATAATGCAAATCGAGTGTGCAGCGGACCAATGGCAGACTCCGAGACGTTTATGGCCAAGCTCATTGGATAACCTTGGACTGGTCAGCTGGATCGAATGGTTTTCGTGGAGAGCCCGCTAGACCACCCCAGAGCCGGGCATTGCGGAGGCTAAAAACACCTACTTAATAAAAATCTCTCGAAATTTCCCACTTGATCCCGGCAAAATGATTGACAAGTCGTTGCAATCCGCTTAAAACTGAACCTTGTCTAAATCTACGCAGACCTCAAACCCGTCGTAGATTTGGGCCAAAGTACCGACTTTTGGGGTCACCAAATGGTTTGTTGGCCGGTCGATAAAACCCAGGAAGAGAATTAGCATCATGAAACGATTTACTCAGATTGCCATGGCGTTGGCAATCACCGTCGCTGCAAACCAAGCAGCTCGGGCGAACTTGGTCATCAATGTCACCAGTTCAGTTAACAGCAGTACTGGAAACACTCACACAGGAACAGCTACCGACAAGCGCGAGTTCAACAGTACCCTCACAGCCATCCAAAGCTCCGATTCGACGGCTTTGGCGGTGAATAACACGGCGCTTATCAGCACTAGGTTAGCTGCTCTGACGCTGTCTGATAAAGATTCGAACACGAATACACTTGTTTCCTCAAACACCCAGAACGCTACCGTTAGCTATTCAGTCACATTTTCGATCACCGCTCCTTCGTATGTCCAGTACGAAGTCGATCTTGGTGCTATCAGACGAGGCGAGTTGACTGTTCTGAACGAGTCTACCGGCCACGGAGGCAATGCAGTGTTAACGTTGGGTGCTATAACCACCAGCAAGTCTGGTAGTGGTTCGGGGATCGGAACAGGGCTAAACTCTGCCACTGCATCTTTTACCTCTCCAAACGGCAATAATTCCAGCCAGTGGTTCCATAATCCTGTGAGCCAGAGTGGTTCTGAGATAATTACGGGGCTCAGTGGCAATAGTACTATTACCATTGGCTTCACATGGGCGCAGAATGCGGTCAGTTCTAATTCTGGAGGCCTCTTCAATAACGGCCAAGGCGACGATGGTGCCATCCGATTGGGCGGGTTCCATTCCACCAACGCTTTGTCTGGTATCTACCCAGGAGCCAATAGTCGAAATCAAGCAGATGACGGACACTTTTTTACGGCGACCGCACGAATTACTCAAATTCCTGAGCCATCCAGTGCCTTGTTGGTATTGAGCAGCCTGGTAGGCCTAACTGGCTTTCGCCGACGCGCCTGCTAAGTTCAAGAAATTGTTGGTTTCGCTCGGCTGCTAGAAGACCCCCGCTAAGTTCTGGAGCCAACCAATCAAATTCAAAGTTCTCAACGCCCAAGTGTTGCCACCAACACTTGGGCGTTTTTTCTTAGGATAGCTTTCCAGACTGCCGTGTTCCCAAGCCGAATAGGCTTACCTGACTATCTCGCTAGGCGATGCACGTCGTTCGGTCGCTGATGATTTTCGGCCGCCAATCCTCCGCCGAAGACAATTAGATCTGTACATCGATGCCGGGCCACCATATTGCTCGAATTCACATTGTGAGAATTGGCGGTCAGTTCGCTCTTCATATCCCGATAGGCCAGCACTCGGTCGATAGTCGCCGAGTAGCGAGTCAGTGATTGGGACAATGTCTCCTGCCCCCGGAGCTTCTTGACTACTTTTACCCAGGAACGTTGCAGGAACGCTTTGAAAACAGAAAAAGACAGATTTCTCCACTTTTAGGCTTCAAGTCATTGACAGTCTTGACACTCGTGCCTAATTTGAATTCAGTAAAGCTGTTGTAATCGGTCAACTCTACCGAGGTACTACAGCAGGCAAGTGGCGTTGGGCCTGACAAAATACATAGTGTATTAAGTCTATCGCGACGCTTTAACTAGGGGAGATTTTCATGAGTGTCTTCGTCCGTGACTGTACGCGGTTACTGGCAGTGGCAGCGATTGGCCTGCTTAGCTGCACTTCCGCACAGGCAAACTTGGCAATTACTCCGTCCGGCACGAACAATTCAACTACCACGTTGACGGGCGGTACTACTGCCGATCGCGCTGCGGCTCACAGTTTAAGCATTGGCCCCGCATCCGGGCCGATTGCGCCGACGCTGGGTGCTCAAGTTGTCGCTACCACGCGATACACGTCTAATGCGGCTGCTGACCGAGGGAGTTCAACGAGTGGTGGTAGTGCTGTGGCTCAAGTCAACACCAGTTACGTCGTTTCTTTCGCGATACCCAATCCCGGTGCCGGTCGCGTATATGACGTTAAGCTGGACACTGTTATTCGAGGTGGCTTAACGGCTCGAGAGGATTCCACCCTAAATCAGGGAGGTTCTGGCCTGTCGCGACTAACTAGCATCACATCTAGTATCGCAAACCTATCGGTTGTGTACGGTGGTGGGCAGTTGCAGCAGGGTGGAACCAGTAACACTACTGGCGTTGAGATTTCTGTGAACGACGCTCGTACACACACGATTACTGGACTTTCCGGCGCTAACACAGTCACCGTCAGTTTCTCGTGGGCGACTCGTGCTGAGAGTCCTCAGAACCTGGTTGGGGGTGACGAACATGCCGCCCGATTTGGCATCAACGATGTTTTGGGTGGAATGAATCCCGACAACTACCCCGGGGCACCCGCCAGAAACATTAATCTAGATGGCCACTTCGTTACAGCCACGGTTACAATCACCGCCATTCCGGAACCATCCAGTGCGGTTCTTGCCGTCTCTGGGTTAGTCGGCCTGTGCGGTATCCGCCGTCGTCGACGTTAGTTCGAAAGTTAGCTGACGGCCCAATGTCGCCAGACGGAATTAGAAAAATTAAAACCACGATCGCCCAAGTGTTGCTCCTAGAACTTGGGCGATTTGCTTTTTAGCTTGAAGCGGAATGTTCTCCCGGGCAAGCCGTGAGCATTCCGCGCTGCGGGCTTGGGTTTACGGTGGGTGTTCGGGTCCCGGCCGGTGTAGCTGGAAACGTAAGACATCTCCCGGACAAGCCGGGGAGCATTGCCAAATCACGACCCCGGTCAGCAGAAAAGCCCGCCCGGCTTGTCCGGCGGATTATTCGGTTTCCTGCTAAATGGCGACAGTCCAGCATAGGAAATCCCGCCCCGGCTTGCCCGGCGGATGGTTGGGCTTCTGGCTACAATCTACCCATGCGCATCTACCCCTACACGCTCGAAGAACTACACTTCGCCTGGTGCCACCGAGTCTACTTCCATTTCCGCTCCCATCGTCGCAAGCCTCTCCAGCAACTTGCAAGGCTAGACCAAGCGACCCTCTCCAGCCTGCTTGAACCCTACGACATCCAGCTCCTTGAACTCTCCACAGACGCCGTCAACGTGCGCCTGTTGGTCAGCCTGACAGCAACCGAGACGACCTCGACCGCAGCCAGCAAGATCAAAGGCCGCCTGAGCAAATGGCTCAGCGATCAAACTCCGCCCACCTCAAGCGAAAAACTAAGACATCTCTGCCGAGGTTACTTCGCCGTGACGACAGGCGGCACGACCAGCGACGATGTCAGCCACTATTTGGATCGTCAGCCTGCCCATCATGGCTACGAGTCCCGAGTCCGACCACCAGTGTTTGTACAGCGCTACGAACTGGCTCAGGAACAACAGCAGCAGCTCTTGGAGGCCGTTCACGCGATGACATCGCTGCGATTCCATTTGGTACTAGCCAGCAGTTGGCGCCATGGCGTGTTCCATCGCGAGTCGGGCAGTGCGGTAGCCGAGCGCTGGTGCAAGCTGCAGACGACGCTTCGATTTCTGCTCTTGAAGGTTTCGATTGTGCCCGATCACGTGCATATCGCGGTTGCCGTGCATCCGGCAGTTTCGCTGGCTACCGTGGTGGTCGAGCTGATGAATTCGGCTCAGGAGCTGATGTGGCAGCGCTACTCGGCTAACGTCATTCAGGCCAAGCTGGATCGACTGTGGCAGCCTAGTGCGTACGTCGGCTCATTCGGCGATTTGCGGTCACCTGCCATCGCAGCTTACGTTCGCAATTGGCAACGTAGCGACGATGATCTCTGAACGTTTGAAGGCCGCGCCTTCAGCCTCTGGGTAGCTTGAAGCGGAACGATCTCCCGGGCAAGCCGGGGAGCATTCCCAACCCCGTCTCGTTTTAACAAAATTCCGTCCCGGCTTGCCCGGCGGATTGTTCGGCTTCGGACTAAAAGTCTCCTGACTTACCCAGCACACAGAGTAAGATTGCTCGTTACATTGAGTCATTCGAAAAGCGATTTCCCGCGATTTTATGGTACCGATTTGGCTCGACGTCTGGCAGAGCCGCCTAACGTGATAAGGAAGCCTTTGGTAAGGCTTTCGCCTAAGTCGCCAACTACTGTGATCGGAACGGTTTACCTGTGCGATAAAGTTCGATCCTCGACTGCATCATTTCAGTCAGCGATGTGTCAGCCAGTAGCGAGGCTATCTCTAGGCCTCGCTGAGCGGTTCTTACAGCTTCGTCGAATCGTCCGGCTTCAGCATACGCTGCTGACAGAGTATCTAGAATGGTTACCTCAGCCTCAGTATGTGTGTCGTCAGGGCTACGTGAAATTCGCTCCGCCAGCTTTTCGGCGATCTGAATTGCCTCAGCAACGGACCTTACTTCAGGGCGTGAGTCTGTAGCCAGCAACCAGGCCAGATTATTGGCCGCCAGAACGATGCCTGAGTCTAATTTCAGGGCCGCACGATACTGCGCGATCGCGCCCAACGTATCGCCCTGCCCAACCAGCAGTTGTCCATATTCAAAGTGCAGCAGAGCCGGTTCGGCGACCAGCGCTATCGCCTGCCCAAAATGGTAGGTAGCTTTATCGACGTTTCCACAATCGACATAGTACTGAGCCAATCGCGAGTGGGCACCACCCAATGTTGGTTTCAACCGAATGGCCTGTTCGAAAAGACGAATAGCTTCCTCGCGGCGATCCAGTGACTCCAAGGCAATACCTTTGTTGTAAATCGCATCCGCGAATTGTGGTTCAAGCTGGATGGCATGATCGAAAGCCGCCAGCGCGTCAGAGGGACGATCGTCGTCCAAAAGCCCGATGCCTAGATTCGAATAGCTTCTGGCATCATCCTCTAGGCTGGACAGCGGCCAATTGCAAATCATGGCCACGATCAACACGCCTGTAGCTCCCAGTACCCAGTGGATGGACCTGACCTGCCGTCGGATTGTCGAGACCCATTCAGGCAATACAGCTAGACCTGCGGAAGCGAACAAAACCGCCAGCGGTACCAGGGGATATCGATACCTGGCGAAAACGAAGAATATTGCGGTGGAAGCCGCCAAGAGCCCGAACAATCCATAAAAAACCCAGAGCCTGCGCCACTCGAATCGGGTTATCCATAATCCCCAAGCGGCTAGCGGCATCAATATGCCACAATGCCAGCAGCGATATAGCCATCGCAACAGCGCCGAATAGTGGGCATACAAACTAATTGACTCCGAATCAATCACTTCAATCGCGTGGACCGTCAGCAGCGACTTCCAAGCCATAAGCTTCAACCAGTCGAGCGGCTGGTTGAGGATATAGCTGATCGATTGTCCCAACCAATAATTGGAGACTTCACGTGGCGTCAATTGTCCACCACTGGCTTGTTCGGCGAGCCGCGTTGCATCTCGTCGCTCGTACTTGGGGTCTCCTCGACCTGGCACCAGTGGCTGGTACGTACCATTAGCTTGCGCATTGTTGCCGATGTAGAAATTCGGTCCCACCTGCGAGGTCGTCAGCAAGAACTCACCACCGACCAGATAATTGCGCATTCCAACTGGCAACAGCACCAGACCCATCGCTAAAGTGAACGTTCCCGCCCATAGCCAACGCTTAGCCAGCGACTGATCCGAGAACTCCACCAGAATCCAAACCAAGAGCAGTGGATAGGCGATGCGAGCGTTTTCGCGATTGAGCATGAGGGCCGCCACGGCGACTGCAACAGCAACCAGCCAAGGCCAGCTCCGCCGGTACTGCAACTGCACGATCAACCACAGCAGGCTGCAGACCAATAGCAGGTCCAAAGATGCCTTTTGAATTAGTCCATCGAAGAAGATGGCGGGTGGGTACACAGCCAGCATGATGCCTGCAATCCAACCAGAGCGAATTCCAAACAACCGATTGCCGCAAAGGGTTATCAGGATGCAAGCCACAGCTCCAAACACACATTGTATTACTCTGACAACCATCGCACTCGGACCGAATACACTGTAGATAGCCGCCAACAAATAGGGATACAGCGGTGCTTGATAGAACACCTCTGTCCCCCACCACTGGCCGCTGGCAATCTCCCGTGCCCAAGCGTCGTAAGCTCGACCATCGATCACCAAAGTCGAAAACGGCAAAGTACCAGCAAGTTCGCCTAGGTACAACAACCGCCCGACAAGCGCTGCCATAGCGATGCACAACAACTGAACAATCCGTTGTCTCCGCGTCGGAAGACTTCCGCTGACGCTTAGGGACGGCTCCCCTGTGGTGCCTGACCGAAACGATCCGTAGGAGGAGTGCTGCTTAGACCTGCCAGACGAACGACTGAGGTGTGTCGAATAACGTCGTTTCAATAGACACCTCAAATAGCAGACATTCCACTCGAGCCATTCAATGGCACGATCGAGCTGTAGTAGCTAACGCGTGATTCCCTGGCAACCGCGCATCGGCCAGTCCACTTCAGTTATCCAGTTTTTGGGACAGTAAGATAGCGCTATCCCGAAGCGCAGTTTAGCGCGTAGCCTCCTGACTGCCAAACCCCTCCAATAGGGAATGTTCGAACAGAAAGTCATCCCTGACCAGTTGGCTGCGCAATGGAATTCAATGAGTCAACTGCGGTGAGTGAAGCGTCGCAGACGATTGGGGGGCCGTCGTGCAGCAGCGGCCGTATGGTATTTCCCAATGCCTGCGATG contains the following coding sequences:
- a CDS encoding PEP-CTERM sorting domain-containing protein, with the protein product MYGSNDAPFGGSVSGASDIFNTVGSRDANPFVGGSPITPFIPAVSDGSTTSAEIYGLADASVSIASVVAALGGPLPAFDVNGTPLANASLALVRLDAGVGNYNQDFAGFDTLVLLNLTNGNVLNPSMGIDGGSSDLLLRGYTRNTLVGGSGGAITLATLGSSDVYLTLVPDTAVLLASLGGDGASTSAVSLGNGQALYLAVPEPGALILLGFAAIGPILTSRRRLRR
- a CDS encoding PEP-CTERM sorting domain-containing protein (PEP-CTERM proteins occur, often in large numbers, in the proteomes of bacteria that also encode an exosortase, a predicted intramembrane cysteine proteinase. The presence of a PEP-CTERM domain at a protein's C-terminus predicts cleavage within the sorting domain, followed by covalent anchoring to some some component of the (usually Gram-negative) cell surface. Many PEP-CTERM proteins exhibit an unusual sequence composition that includes large numbers of potential glycosylation sites. Expression of one such protein has been shown restore the ability of a bacterium to form floc, a type of biofilm.): MKRFTQIAMALAITVAANQAARANLVINVTSSVNSSTGNTHTGTATDKREFNSTLTAIQSSDSTALAVNNTALISTRLAALTLSDKDSNTNTLVSSNTQNATVSYSVTFSITAPSYVQYEVDLGAIRRGELTVLNESTGHGGNAVLTLGAITTSKSGSGSGIGTGLNSATASFTSPNGNNSSQWFHNPVSQSGSEIITGLSGNSTITIGFTWAQNAVSSNSGGLFNNGQGDDGAIRLGGFHSTNALSGIYPGANSRNQADDGHFFTATARITQIPEPSSALLVLSSLVGLTGFRRRAC
- the tnpA gene encoding IS200/IS605 family transposase, producing the protein MRIYPYTLEELHFAWCHRVYFHFRSHRRKPLQQLARLDQATLSSLLEPYDIQLLELSTDAVNVRLLVSLTATETTSTAASKIKGRLSKWLSDQTPPTSSEKLRHLCRGYFAVTTGGTTSDDVSHYLDRQPAHHGYESRVRPPVFVQRYELAQEQQQQLLEAVHAMTSLRFHLVLASSWRHGVFHRESGSAVAERWCKLQTTLRFLLLKVSIVPDHVHIAVAVHPAVSLATVVVELMNSAQELMWQRYSANVIQAKLDRLWQPSAYVGSFGDLRSPAIAAYVRNWQRSDDDL
- a CDS encoding DUF4143 domain-containing protein; translation: MGQLQETGEYYDSPQWQGRVFESAIGAARLQSGVTVHYWRDGNKEVDNVLQGDGRLMAIEVRYGNQRPTIG
- a CDS encoding tetratricopeptide repeat protein; amino-acid sequence: MAALVGRLLYLGELAGTLPFSTLVIDGRAYDAWAREIASGQWWGTEVFYQAPLYPYLLAAIYSVFGPSAMVVRVIQCVFGAVACILITLCGNRLFGIRSGWIAGIMLAVYPPAIFFDGLIQKASLDLLLVCSLLWLIVQLQYRRSWPWLVAVAVAVAALMLNRENARIAYPLLLVWILVEFSDQSLAKRWLWAGTFTLAMGLVLLPVGMRNYLVGGEFLLTTSQVGPNFYIGNNAQANGTYQPLVPGRGDPKYERRDATRLAEQASGGQLTPREVSNYWLGQSISYILNQPLDWLKLMAWKSLLTVHAIEVIDSESISLYAHYSALLRWLYRCWHCGILMPLAAWGLWITRFEWRRLWVFYGLFGLLAASTAIFFVFARYRYPLVPLAVLFASAGLAVLPEWVSTIRRQVRSIHWVLGATGVLIVAMICNWPLSSLEDDARSYSNLGIGLLDDDRPSDALAAFDHAIQLEPQFADAIYNKGIALESLDRREEAIRLFEQAIRLKPTLGGAHSRLAQYYVDCGNVDKATYHFGQAIALVAEPALLHFEYGQLLVGQGDTLGAIAQYRAALKLDSGIVLAANNLAWLLATDSRPEVRSVAEAIQIAEKLAERISRSPDDTHTEAEVTILDTLSAAYAEAGRFDEAVRTAQRGLEIASLLADTSLTEMMQSRIELYRTGKPFRSQ